The following proteins come from a genomic window of Synechococcus sp. NB0720_010:
- a CDS encoding MotA/TolQ/ExbB proton channel family protein — MVANFPPLTQTNTSVAATPTVSLGLGNDLDPKLLRWLVPGGIGGFLLWAIATPQGMPFHDFLHQRGPTQVFVLAMGGMLLAFIINKWRILQREKKAYLAFDLSIAQAIRSGDLDALTNQAERSASLVGKRLLRLLDVWRSTGSSFQLERSADSDVELYELSSQSSFSLPKVLLWAIPLLGFIGTVIGMSSAVGSFDAVLSNADNVDGLKNGLTKVTSGLGTAFDTTYLALVVSVIFTFPLNACERLEDRLLSQIDGEVREAVMALSPTGDGEIPDGPEATGTKQQPQAEAIEQLTGLASEDLGALISDAFEKHLPDPSVLVEPAQAYANQLTEATLEKLSPLTNLVRDSVEGVAEARLSLQDQADVIRGSMDGLSQELNQSLRALEPVLSRLERLSTGSYTEAERVDQVQALVELRRSIETLNASVARLEPARRRWFGRG; from the coding sequence GTGGTCGCTAATTTCCCGCCCTTAACCCAAACCAACACCAGCGTTGCCGCCACACCCACGGTCAGCCTGGGCCTGGGCAATGACCTGGATCCCAAGCTGCTGCGCTGGCTGGTGCCGGGCGGGATTGGGGGCTTCTTGCTCTGGGCCATCGCCACGCCCCAGGGGATGCCCTTCCACGATTTTCTGCATCAACGGGGCCCCACCCAGGTCTTCGTGCTGGCGATGGGCGGGATGTTGCTGGCCTTCATCATCAATAAATGGCGGATCCTTCAACGCGAGAAGAAGGCCTATCTGGCCTTTGATCTCTCGATTGCCCAGGCGATCCGTAGTGGCGACCTCGATGCCTTGACCAACCAAGCGGAGCGCTCGGCCTCGCTGGTCGGCAAGCGTTTGCTGCGGCTGCTGGATGTTTGGCGCAGTACCGGTTCCTCGTTCCAGTTGGAGCGCTCGGCCGATTCCGACGTGGAGCTCTATGAGCTCTCGAGTCAATCCAGCTTCAGTCTGCCGAAAGTGCTGCTCTGGGCGATTCCGTTGCTGGGCTTCATCGGCACCGTGATCGGGATGTCCTCGGCCGTTGGTTCCTTTGATGCGGTGCTCAGCAATGCCGACAACGTCGATGGTTTGAAGAATGGCTTGACCAAGGTGACCTCGGGTCTGGGTACGGCATTCGACACCACCTATTTGGCTCTGGTGGTCTCGGTGATCTTCACCTTCCCGCTCAATGCCTGTGAGCGCCTGGAGGATCGCCTGCTCAGCCAAATCGATGGCGAAGTGCGCGAAGCCGTGATGGCCCTCAGCCCCACAGGCGATGGCGAGATCCCCGATGGCCCCGAAGCAACGGGGACGAAGCAGCAACCCCAAGCTGAAGCGATTGAGCAGCTGACCGGGCTCGCCTCAGAAGACCTGGGTGCGTTGATCAGTGATGCGTTTGAGAAGCACCTGCCGGATCCTTCGGTTCTTGTGGAGCCGGCCCAGGCCTACGCGAATCAGCTGACGGAGGCGACGCTGGAGAAGCTCTCCCCGCTCACCAATCTTGTACGTGATTCGGTTGAGGGCGTGGCCGAGGCGCGGCTGAGCCTGCAGGACCAAGCGGATGTGATCCGGGGCAGCATGGATGGTCTCTCCCAGGAGCTCAATCAATCCCTGCGGGCACTCGAACCTGTGTTGAGCCGACTCGAGCGGCTGTCCACCGGCAGCTACACAGAGGCGGAGCGGGTGGATCAGGTGCAGGCGCTGGTGGAACTGCGCCGCTCGATTGAAACCCTGAACGCCAGCGTGGCCCGGCTGGAACCGGCCCGCCGGCGCTGGTTTGGCCGGGGTTGA
- a CDS encoding HlyD family efflux transporter periplasmic adaptor subunit: MDQKPPSKSNLVKANMSALVVRPMDPQEVRLRPAPVWSRALAWTIIGSASFGFVFACFAKIDEVVLAQGELQPLGAERPLKAPFAGVVKDILVKEGQKVSSGEALIRLDAEVSKKRAETLEKQLKLETTRFNEESRSIQSREQSLRERMNGLGRALSTEKEIYNNIVPLAREGGIQRMQVLQQRNRVEQLESEIAQARANLQEVQAQLLKMKQESLRELADLERQLVEVQDTQNKEVLRAPLDGVVYGLVPSSPGYAAAAGETLVKVVPGGILEAKVYVTNRDVGFLNKGMAAQVRVDAFPYTQFGSIDGKLKSVGTLPLEPDQQNPQPRFPAYISLDRDYLTKGRDRYEISAGQSVQANLVLRDKRVITLLTDAVQKAFDSLRSIRSSK, encoded by the coding sequence ATGGATCAGAAGCCCCCCTCGAAGTCCAATCTTGTGAAGGCCAATATGTCGGCCCTGGTGGTCAGGCCGATGGACCCTCAGGAGGTCCGTCTGCGTCCGGCACCGGTCTGGAGCCGCGCCTTGGCCTGGACGATCATTGGCAGCGCCTCCTTTGGTTTCGTCTTCGCCTGCTTCGCCAAGATTGATGAGGTGGTGCTGGCCCAAGGGGAGCTGCAGCCCCTCGGTGCGGAACGCCCGCTTAAGGCGCCATTCGCGGGGGTCGTGAAGGACATCCTGGTGAAGGAAGGCCAGAAGGTCAGCTCTGGTGAAGCGCTGATTCGCCTCGATGCGGAGGTCTCCAAAAAGCGGGCGGAGACCCTCGAGAAACAGCTCAAACTCGAGACCACCCGCTTTAACGAAGAGAGCCGCTCGATCCAGTCCCGCGAGCAGAGTTTGCGGGAGCGGATGAATGGTTTGGGCCGTGCCCTCTCCACTGAAAAGGAGATCTACAACAACATCGTTCCCTTGGCGCGTGAAGGGGGGATCCAGCGGATGCAGGTGCTTCAGCAGCGCAACCGGGTTGAGCAGTTGGAATCGGAGATTGCCCAGGCCCGGGCCAACCTCCAGGAGGTGCAAGCCCAGCTGCTGAAGATGAAGCAGGAGTCTTTGCGGGAGCTGGCGGATCTGGAGCGTCAGCTGGTGGAGGTTCAGGACACCCAGAACAAAGAGGTGCTGCGGGCCCCCCTTGATGGCGTGGTCTATGGCTTGGTCCCCTCAAGCCCGGGCTACGCCGCGGCGGCTGGCGAGACCTTGGTGAAGGTGGTTCCGGGCGGGATTCTTGAGGCGAAGGTCTATGTGACCAACCGCGATGTGGGCTTCTTGAACAAGGGAATGGCGGCCCAAGTCCGCGTCGATGCTTTCCCCTACACCCAGTTCGGGTCGATCGATGGGAAGCTCAAATCCGTTGGCACCTTGCCGCTGGAGCCGGACCAGCAGAACCCCCAGCCCCGCTTCCCGGCCTACATCAGTCTCGATCGCGATTACCTCACCAAGGGGCGCGATCGCTACGAGATCAGTGCAGGCCAGAGCGTTCAGGCCAACTTGGTCCTGCGCGACAAGCGGGTGATCACCCTGCTCACCGATGCGGTGCAGAAGGCCTTCGATTCCCTGCGCAGCATCCGCTCATCGAAATGA
- a CDS encoding peptidase domain-containing ABC transporter — MQLTLALRLVSSWEPFSKLPKSSQARIAESLQALQLRPGQKLYDYNALPPGVALLAKGQMRLLALDEQDVPFTLRRLSPGDTAGDIGLLRGVTGQALAASQPSQLWLMPQAVFLQVVMEHPPLQLALAQPSLEELFAVASSSPAPRLPERRDLRDWASNQLEEAAGEQQVLLLPPGEHQFGSSWGPWLVSSSNVAGANPGEELLGPLKLTVKGKLPARLLAKGGATPPMERPPVMVLAPEAGEEEAEPTEAELLEPDWQESSAAIVAVERQQEALEDWYGRLGDDGTFPHLSGEGPVEGPMAALRMLARYFDLPFRKDVLTRILEDQIQRDTTGAGIGLLQLAAIADLMGLRASQLSVNDAQIPRLQLPALVMGGSGPVVIWASDMAGQVLISDPASGQGPVAISALEGRDEEGNLPVLCIERSHKTPKKRFGLAWFLPALKQHKGVLVQVLIASFFVQLFGLLNPLLIQQIIDAVISQGNVSTLNVLGTLLVAMALAQAVLSSLRTYLFSDTTNRIDISLGSTIIDHLLRLPLGYFADRPVGEVSSRLNELEKIRRFLTGTALTVILDAVFAVIYIAVMLLYSVQLTFWALAVVPLFVGLTALTAPIIRKQLREQAEANSRVQSHLVETLGGMETIKGQSMEIHSRWRWQQLYGGQIQSGFRNVVTSTAAGSASQFLEQLSGLIVLWIGASLVLKGQMTLGQLIAFRILAGYVTSPLLRMANLWQNFQETALSLERLADIVDHPQELEITGEQKPPIPPIVGQVEYSGVSFRFAEQGKLQLSNVSCDIPPGSFVGVVGSSGSGKSTMLKLLTRLYEPEEGLIRIDGNDISKVDLYSLRAQIGVVPQDSLLFDGTILSNIALTRPDASFEEVVLAAQVACAHDFVQAMPSGYSSSVGERGAGLSGGQRQRLAIARMILRRPRLLVLDEATSALDVDTERRLTANLMELYKGSTVFFITHRLASLKAADHILVMDQGALVEQGTHEELMALDGRYATLYHQQEV; from the coding sequence ATGCAGCTGACCCTTGCATTGCGGTTGGTCAGTAGCTGGGAGCCCTTCTCCAAGCTGCCGAAGAGCTCTCAGGCGCGCATTGCTGAGTCCTTGCAAGCGCTCCAGCTGAGGCCGGGGCAGAAGCTGTACGACTACAACGCTCTGCCGCCGGGTGTGGCCCTGCTGGCCAAGGGGCAGATGCGCCTGTTGGCGCTCGATGAGCAGGACGTTCCTTTCACGCTGCGCCGGCTTTCCCCGGGTGACACAGCAGGCGACATCGGACTCTTGCGGGGTGTGACGGGCCAGGCTTTGGCCGCCTCCCAGCCGAGCCAGCTCTGGCTGATGCCCCAGGCGGTCTTCCTGCAGGTGGTGATGGAGCACCCGCCACTGCAGTTGGCCTTGGCCCAGCCCAGTCTCGAGGAGTTGTTCGCCGTCGCGTCTTCGAGCCCAGCGCCGCGGCTGCCCGAGCGCCGGGACCTTCGTGACTGGGCTAGCAATCAACTGGAAGAGGCGGCGGGTGAGCAGCAGGTGTTGCTGTTGCCCCCGGGTGAGCATCAATTCGGCTCCAGCTGGGGGCCCTGGCTCGTCAGCAGCAGCAATGTGGCCGGGGCGAACCCCGGTGAAGAACTCCTGGGCCCGCTGAAGCTGACGGTGAAGGGCAAGCTGCCCGCCCGTTTGCTGGCCAAGGGGGGCGCCACGCCGCCGATGGAGCGGCCACCGGTGATGGTGCTGGCCCCGGAGGCCGGCGAGGAAGAGGCCGAGCCCACTGAAGCTGAACTCCTGGAGCCCGACTGGCAGGAAAGCTCCGCCGCGATCGTCGCTGTGGAGCGTCAACAGGAGGCTCTTGAGGACTGGTACGGCCGCCTGGGGGATGACGGCACCTTCCCCCATCTCAGCGGCGAGGGGCCTGTGGAGGGGCCGATGGCGGCGCTGCGGATGCTGGCGCGTTACTTCGATCTGCCCTTCCGCAAGGACGTGCTGACCCGGATCCTCGAAGACCAGATCCAGCGGGACACCACCGGAGCGGGCATTGGCCTGCTGCAGCTGGCGGCCATTGCCGATTTGATGGGGCTGCGCGCTTCGCAGCTGAGCGTGAATGACGCCCAGATCCCGCGCTTGCAGCTTCCAGCCTTGGTGATGGGCGGCAGTGGTCCGGTGGTGATCTGGGCCAGCGACATGGCCGGGCAAGTCCTGATCAGTGATCCCGCCTCGGGCCAGGGCCCGGTAGCGATCAGTGCCCTGGAGGGGCGCGATGAGGAGGGCAACCTGCCGGTGCTCTGCATTGAGCGCAGCCACAAGACCCCCAAAAAGCGCTTTGGTCTGGCTTGGTTCCTGCCGGCTCTCAAGCAGCACAAGGGCGTGCTGGTTCAGGTGCTGATCGCCAGCTTTTTTGTGCAGCTGTTTGGCTTGCTCAACCCGCTGCTGATTCAGCAGATCATTGATGCGGTGATCAGCCAGGGCAACGTCAGCACCTTGAACGTGCTGGGCACGCTGCTGGTGGCGATGGCTTTGGCCCAGGCGGTGCTCTCGTCCCTGCGCACCTATCTCTTCTCCGACACCACCAATCGAATCGACATCAGCCTGGGATCGACGATCATCGATCACCTGTTGCGGCTGCCCCTGGGCTATTTCGCCGACCGCCCGGTGGGTGAAGTCAGCAGCCGCCTGAATGAACTGGAGAAGATCCGACGCTTCCTTACCGGCACGGCCCTGACGGTGATCTTGGATGCGGTCTTCGCGGTGATCTACATCGCGGTGATGTTGCTCTATTCCGTGCAACTCACCTTCTGGGCCCTGGCGGTGGTGCCGCTGTTTGTCGGCTTAACCGCCCTGACGGCACCCATCATCCGTAAGCAGCTGCGGGAGCAGGCCGAAGCCAATTCACGGGTCCAGAGCCATCTGGTGGAAACCCTCGGCGGGATGGAGACGATCAAGGGCCAAAGCATGGAGATCCATAGCCGTTGGCGCTGGCAACAGCTCTACGGCGGACAGATCCAGTCGGGCTTCCGCAACGTCGTCACCAGCACGGCAGCCGGATCGGCCAGTCAGTTCCTGGAGCAACTCTCCGGTCTGATCGTCCTCTGGATCGGTGCCTCGCTGGTGCTCAAAGGTCAGATGACCCTGGGTCAGCTGATCGCCTTCCGGATCCTGGCGGGCTATGTCACCAGCCCGCTGCTGCGGATGGCCAACCTCTGGCAGAACTTCCAGGAAACCGCCCTGTCGCTGGAGCGCCTGGCGGACATCGTCGATCACCCCCAGGAGCTGGAAATCACTGGAGAGCAGAAACCACCGATCCCGCCGATCGTCGGCCAGGTTGAGTACTCCGGCGTCAGCTTCCGCTTTGCCGAGCAGGGCAAACTTCAGCTCAGCAATGTCAGTTGCGACATTCCCCCCGGCTCCTTTGTGGGGGTCGTCGGCAGCTCGGGCTCGGGCAAGAGCACAATGCTCAAATTGCTCACCCGTTTGTATGAACCGGAAGAGGGCCTGATTCGCATTGATGGCAACGACATCAGCAAGGTGGACCTCTATTCCCTGCGTGCTCAAATCGGTGTGGTGCCGCAGGACAGCCTGCTGTTTGACGGCACGATCCTCTCCAACATTGCCCTGACCCGTCCCGATGCCTCCTTCGAAGAGGTGGTTCTGGCCGCCCAGGTGGCTTGCGCTCACGATTTTGTCCAGGCGATGCCGTCGGGCTACAGCAGCTCCGTAGGTGAGCGGGGTGCAGGCCTAAGCGGCGGCCAGCGTCAACGCTTGGCCATTGCTCGGATGATCCTGCGGCGTCCGCGCCTTCTGGTGCTGGACGAGGCCACCAGCGCATTGGATGTCGACACCGAGCGGCGTCTGACGGCCAATTTGATGGAGCTCTACAAGGGCAGCACGGTCTTCTTTATTACCCACCGCCTGGCCTCTTTGAAAGCCGCCGATCACATCTTGGTGATGGATCAAGGAGCCCTTGTTGAGCAGGGAACCCATGAAGAGTTGATGGCTCTCGATGGTCGTTATGCCACGTTGTATCACCAGCAGGAGGTTTGA
- a CDS encoding peptidylprolyl isomerase, translated as MIDQKSQQQLAAWGYGALVQRELTRDALLAKEPGLTPEQQEQAIPIWLQRQGLKTQAEAQRWIQSYGLSEEDLKALAERQLRWQFLCEKRFRAQASTLFLKRKSQLDQVVYSLIWVEDEAMAQELFLQLSERENSFEQLWCTLPGVTGQLPTGKQGPTPLGQLPEALSELLRVSKPGHIWPPRPAEGGWVLLRLDELQPAVFNQGYRRDLALELGDQWLQEQMRATPAK; from the coding sequence GTGATCGATCAAAAGTCGCAGCAGCAGCTGGCGGCTTGGGGCTATGGCGCTTTGGTCCAGCGGGAGCTCACTCGCGATGCCTTGCTGGCCAAGGAGCCTGGCCTCACTCCGGAGCAACAGGAGCAGGCAATCCCCATCTGGCTGCAGCGCCAGGGATTGAAGACCCAGGCCGAGGCCCAACGCTGGATTCAGTCCTACGGCCTCTCCGAAGAGGACCTCAAAGCCTTAGCTGAGCGGCAACTGCGCTGGCAGTTTCTCTGCGAGAAGCGCTTCCGAGCTCAGGCCTCCACTTTGTTTTTGAAGCGCAAGAGCCAACTCGATCAGGTGGTCTATTCCCTGATCTGGGTCGAGGACGAGGCGATGGCCCAGGAGCTCTTTCTTCAGCTCTCAGAGCGGGAAAACAGTTTTGAGCAGCTCTGGTGCACCTTGCCTGGCGTGACGGGGCAACTGCCAACGGGGAAGCAGGGACCGACGCCCTTGGGCCAGCTCCCTGAGGCTCTCAGTGAGTTGCTGCGGGTGAGTAAGCCCGGCCACATCTGGCCTCCGCGTCCGGCGGAGGGGGGCTGGGTGCTGCTTCGCCTGGATGAGCTGCAGCCAGCGGTGTTCAACCAGGGCTACCGCCGGGACCTGGCTTTGGAGCTCGGTGATCAGTGGCTCCAGGAGCAGATGCGCGCTACGCCGGCCAAGTAA
- a CDS encoding RpoD/SigA family RNA polymerase sigma factor, giving the protein MPSVPILRAVRDTALAGGTDLVRSYLRDIGRVPLLTHEQEITLGRQVQELVALEELEQELASREGVEKPSPAVLAKEAGLTQVQLKKRLRSGQRAKERMVAANLRLVVSVAKKYTKRNMELLDLIQEGTIGLVRGVEKFDPTRGYKFSTYAYWWIRQGITRAIAEKSRTIRLPIHITETLNKLKKGQRELSQELGRTPTVTELAEFVDLPEEEVKDLLCRARQPVSLETKVGDGDDTELLDLLAADGTQPSELVDGECLRMDMRGLLDQLPDLQGRVLKMRYGIDVEEPMSLSSIARALEMSRDRARSLERKAHEELRRRSEEMHAYLAA; this is encoded by the coding sequence ATGCCCTCTGTTCCGATCCTTCGTGCTGTCCGCGACACCGCGCTGGCCGGTGGAACGGACCTGGTGCGCTCGTATCTGCGGGATATCGGCCGGGTGCCGCTGCTGACCCACGAGCAGGAGATCACCTTGGGTCGCCAGGTCCAAGAGCTGGTGGCGCTGGAGGAGCTGGAGCAGGAACTCGCGAGCCGTGAGGGTGTGGAGAAGCCTTCGCCTGCGGTGCTGGCGAAGGAAGCGGGTCTGACGCAGGTTCAGCTCAAGAAGCGCCTGAGGAGTGGTCAGCGGGCCAAGGAGCGGATGGTGGCCGCCAACTTGAGGTTGGTGGTGAGCGTGGCGAAGAAGTACACCAAGCGGAACATGGAGCTTCTGGACCTGATCCAGGAGGGAACGATTGGCTTGGTGCGGGGTGTTGAAAAGTTCGACCCGACCCGGGGCTACAAGTTTTCGACTTATGCCTACTGGTGGATCCGCCAGGGGATCACGCGGGCGATTGCTGAGAAGAGCCGAACGATCCGGCTGCCGATCCACATCACCGAGACGCTGAACAAGCTCAAGAAGGGGCAGCGTGAGCTGAGCCAGGAGCTGGGCCGCACGCCGACGGTGACGGAGCTGGCCGAGTTTGTGGACCTTCCTGAGGAGGAGGTGAAGGACCTGCTCTGCCGCGCGCGCCAGCCCGTGAGCCTGGAGACGAAGGTGGGCGACGGCGATGACACGGAGCTGCTGGATCTGCTGGCCGCCGATGGCACCCAGCCGTCAGAGCTGGTGGATGGGGAGTGCCTGCGCATGGACATGCGGGGACTCTTGGACCAGCTGCCGGACCTGCAGGGCCGCGTGCTGAAGATGCGCTACGGCATCGATGTTGAGGAGCCCATGAGCCTGAGCTCCATTGCCCGTGCGCTTGAGATGAGCCGCGACCGTGCCCGCAGCCTCGAGCGCAAGGCCCACGAAGAGCTGCGCCGCCGCTCCGAGGAGATGCACGCCTATCTGGCGGCTTAA
- a CDS encoding pseudouridine synthase gives MAAERLQKLIAQAGVCSRRRAEELLRDGRVTVNGQRAQLGDKADPNSDAISLDGQPLRASAEPMVLLLNKPAGVLSSCFDPEGRPIVLDLLPPELARGQGLHPVGRLDFESRGALLLSNDGALTLQLTHPRYAHSKTYRVWVQGQPSQRVLDQWARGVSLDGLPSQPVQVRSLSSEQGRTLLELVMGEGKNRQIRRTAELLGHHVLDLQRIAIGPIHLGALPEGRWRRINDQEWE, from the coding sequence ATGGCCGCCGAACGACTGCAAAAGCTGATTGCCCAGGCGGGGGTCTGCTCCAGGCGCCGCGCCGAGGAGCTGCTCAGGGACGGCCGCGTCACGGTCAATGGCCAGCGGGCCCAGCTGGGGGACAAGGCCGATCCCAACAGCGATGCCATCAGCCTCGATGGCCAGCCCCTCCGCGCCTCCGCCGAACCGATGGTGCTGCTGCTGAACAAACCCGCCGGGGTCCTCAGCAGTTGCTTTGACCCCGAAGGCCGGCCGATCGTGCTCGACCTGCTGCCGCCCGAGCTGGCCCGGGGCCAAGGACTGCACCCGGTCGGGCGCCTGGACTTTGAGAGCCGCGGCGCCCTGCTGCTCAGCAACGACGGGGCCCTCACCCTCCAGCTGACCCATCCGCGCTATGCCCACAGCAAGACCTACCGGGTCTGGGTGCAGGGACAACCCAGCCAACGGGTGCTGGATCAATGGGCCCGCGGCGTCAGTCTCGATGGCCTGCCCTCCCAACCGGTGCAGGTCAGAAGCCTCAGCAGCGAACAGGGCCGGACCCTGCTGGAGCTGGTCATGGGCGAAGGGAAAAACCGTCAGATCCGCCGCACGGCCGAGCTTCTGGGCCACCACGTCCTCGATCTGCAGCGCATCGCCATCGGCCCGATTCATCTCGGAGCACTTCCAGAGGGTCGCTGGAGACGAATAAACGACCAAGAATGGGAATAA
- a CDS encoding RodZ family helix-turn-helix domain-containing protein has translation MPRFALSIPGLARLMGRGNSGGDASPDSPEVEDPLLEVGRRLKSERESRGLNLRQMALETKISTPVLEALERGWRDRLPEGAYLKSMLPLLEEYLNLPGGSLAAALPPESENAAANANRLQRFTPGSIDVFSSWQGTVLYGAVTLGLIYGLNLQQRQLAAANLLTLNPIPALKPSEQAKAVQAGDNLLVAYPDLRPLERAQRGSSQSALRQPLPAPEGPGVLELNLSQASSLNLSSDGGQRSQLSGSKGQLVLQLQPPLRLSVSPAPKTGEVIWNGKPLAALPKQPEQFQVPAPQPPRP, from the coding sequence ATGCCTCGGTTCGCCCTGTCCATCCCAGGTCTGGCCCGTTTGATGGGCCGGGGTAACAGCGGCGGCGATGCCAGCCCTGACAGCCCTGAGGTGGAAGACCCCTTGCTGGAGGTCGGCCGGCGGCTCAAGAGCGAACGGGAATCCCGGGGCCTGAACCTGCGGCAAATGGCCCTGGAGACCAAGATCAGCACCCCCGTGCTCGAGGCGCTGGAGCGGGGTTGGCGCGATCGCCTGCCGGAGGGGGCCTACCTCAAGTCGATGCTGCCGCTGCTGGAGGAGTACCTCAACCTGCCCGGCGGAAGCCTGGCCGCAGCACTCCCACCGGAGAGCGAGAACGCCGCGGCCAACGCCAATCGTCTGCAGCGCTTCACCCCGGGCTCGATCGATGTCTTCAGCAGCTGGCAGGGAACGGTTCTCTACGGGGCCGTCACCCTGGGGCTGATCTACGGCCTGAACCTGCAGCAGCGCCAACTTGCCGCGGCCAACCTGCTGACCCTCAATCCGATCCCTGCCCTCAAACCGAGCGAGCAGGCCAAGGCGGTCCAAGCCGGAGACAACCTGCTGGTGGCCTATCCCGATCTACGCCCCCTCGAGCGCGCCCAGCGCGGCAGCAGTCAAAGCGCCCTGCGCCAACCACTACCGGCCCCCGAAGGCCCGGGGGTTCTGGAGCTGAACCTCAGTCAGGCCAGTTCCCTCAACCTCAGCAGTGATGGCGGACAACGCAGCCAGCTGAGCGGCAGCAAGGGACAGCTGGTGCTGCAGCTGCAGCCGCCCCTGCGCCTCTCCGTCTCACCGGCCCCGAAAACCGGCGAGGTGATCTGGAACGGCAAGCCCCTGGCGGCCCTGCCCAAACAGCCAGAGCAGTTTCAAGTGCCGGCTCCTCAGCCGCCGCGCCCGTAG
- the malQ gene encoding 4-alpha-glucanotransferase yields MRRAGVLLHVTALPGTPACGTFGAAAHQWVDALASQGIQAWQVLPLAPTDGLGSPYSAPSAFALNPWCLDADALVQAGLLPQQDLSAIPAGGQPGRLDFDLAKRRSAALADALLQNYPSWDEPTQQAFAAWRVQQRYWLVDHCRFVVLRQLHGGQPWWSWPAALAGRKRSALKAFDQEHGPSLLQEALLQWQLQQQWQAVLDHARYRGVQVIGDIPFYVAHDSADVWSHRRLFSLDRSGHLLQQSGVPPDYFSETGQLWGTPVYCWPLHRLSRFRWWRRRLRRQLQVVDLLRIDHFRALEAAWIVPGGDDTAERGVWKRTPGASLLRLLQAPLPLIAEDLGVITPEVEALRDRFALPGMKILQFAFDGNPGNPYLPSNIEGERWVVYTGTHDNATCIGWWQQLSAEQRAQVEALTGPVHAPGWQLLELALATSAGWALVPLQDLLHLGDEARFNTPGTTEGNWQWRLGQSIASLEGPLQGYAELARRYGRGG; encoded by the coding sequence ATGAGGCGCGCTGGGGTCCTGCTGCACGTCACGGCGCTGCCGGGCACACCGGCCTGCGGGACCTTTGGGGCCGCTGCCCATCAGTGGGTCGATGCCCTCGCCAGCCAGGGCATCCAGGCCTGGCAGGTGCTGCCCCTGGCCCCCACCGACGGCCTGGGCTCCCCCTACAGCGCCCCCAGCGCCTTCGCCCTGAACCCCTGGTGTTTGGATGCCGATGCCCTGGTGCAGGCCGGCCTGCTCCCGCAGCAGGACCTCAGCGCCATCCCGGCTGGAGGGCAGCCCGGGCGACTGGACTTTGATCTTGCTAAGCGCCGCTCCGCAGCCCTGGCAGACGCGCTCCTGCAGAACTACCCAAGCTGGGACGAGCCCACCCAGCAGGCCTTTGCGGCCTGGCGCGTTCAGCAGCGCTATTGGCTTGTGGATCACTGCCGCTTTGTCGTGCTGCGGCAGCTCCATGGGGGCCAGCCCTGGTGGTCCTGGCCTGCAGCATTGGCCGGCCGCAAGCGATCGGCCCTGAAGGCCTTCGATCAGGAGCATGGGCCGTCCTTGCTGCAGGAGGCCTTGCTCCAGTGGCAGCTGCAGCAGCAGTGGCAGGCGGTGCTGGATCACGCCCGCTACCGCGGGGTGCAGGTGATCGGTGACATCCCTTTTTATGTGGCTCATGACAGCGCCGATGTCTGGAGCCACCGCCGCCTGTTCTCGCTGGATCGCTCCGGACACCTGCTTCAGCAGAGCGGTGTGCCGCCGGATTACTTCTCTGAGACCGGCCAGCTCTGGGGAACGCCGGTTTACTGCTGGCCCCTGCATCGCCTGAGTCGTTTCCGCTGGTGGAGGCGGCGTCTGCGGCGGCAGCTGCAGGTGGTTGATCTGCTGAGGATTGATCACTTCCGGGCCCTGGAGGCCGCCTGGATCGTTCCGGGTGGTGATGACACCGCGGAGCGGGGGGTGTGGAAGCGCACCCCTGGAGCCAGCCTGCTGCGCCTGTTGCAAGCTCCGCTGCCCTTGATTGCCGAGGACCTGGGGGTGATCACGCCTGAGGTGGAGGCCCTCCGCGATCGCTTCGCCCTGCCAGGGATGAAGATCCTGCAGTTCGCCTTCGATGGCAATCCAGGAAACCCCTATCTCCCCAGCAACATCGAGGGAGAGCGCTGGGTCGTCTACACCGGCACCCATGACAACGCCACCTGTATCGGTTGGTGGCAGCAGCTGAGCGCTGAGCAACGGGCCCAGGTGGAGGCCCTGACCGGCCCGGTTCATGCCCCGGGTTGGCAGCTGTTGGAGTTGGCCCTGGCCACCAGCGCCGGATGGGCCTTGGTGCCGCTGCAGGATCTGCTGCACCTGGGGGATGAGGCCCGCTTCAACACCCCGGGGACGACGGAGGGCAATTGGCAATGGCGCCTGGGCCAGTCGATTGCTTCGCTGGAGGGTCCACTGCAGGGCTACGCCGAGTTGGCTCGGCGCTACGGGCGCGGCGGCTGA